One genomic region from Acidimicrobiales bacterium encodes:
- a CDS encoding phage tail sheath family protein, translating to MPTYLSPGVYVEEVDSGSRPIEGVGTAVAAFVGLAETGPVNQPTLVTNWSQYVSNFGSFVEGAYLAQSVYGYFQNGGGACYVVRIGAEASSNGDSPPALGAGASTAAEASLAGLKVQALESGPAGNDITVEVADAPEGAAEDTFNLNVKRGDKVVESFESVSLKKGRQNVVTVVNAQSKTIRLEDLGLASETAAKGAVTLAGGGAPVPVRVTPDDYVGDAADRTGFGGLEAIDEVTMVCVPDLMSAYQKGVVDLEGVQAVQLAMIAHCELMGDRIAILDPPPGLNAQQIKEWRVDKVGYDSKYAALYWPWVKVFDPASGSNQHIPPSGYMAGIWGRNDDTRGVHKAPANEVVRGALGLEVNITKNEHDLLNPVGINCIRAFPGKGIRVWGARTLSSDASWRYLNVRRLFNYLEESILQGTDWVVFEPNDMALWSKIRRTISAFLVNEWRKGALFGATPGEAFYVKCDGETNPAEGIDAGQVVCEIGLAPVKPAEFVIFRMSQYSGGTSLVAE from the coding sequence ATGCCCACCTATCTGTCACCTGGCGTCTACGTCGAGGAGGTGGACTCCGGCTCGCGCCCCATCGAGGGTGTGGGCACCGCCGTGGCCGCCTTCGTCGGACTGGCCGAGACCGGCCCGGTCAACCAGCCGACCCTCGTCACCAACTGGAGCCAGTACGTCTCGAACTTCGGCAGCTTCGTCGAGGGGGCGTATCTGGCGCAATCGGTCTACGGCTACTTCCAGAACGGCGGCGGCGCCTGCTACGTCGTGCGGATCGGTGCCGAGGCCTCGTCCAACGGTGACTCGCCGCCCGCTCTGGGCGCCGGCGCCAGCACCGCCGCCGAGGCCAGCCTGGCCGGGCTCAAGGTCCAGGCCCTCGAGTCGGGCCCGGCGGGCAACGACATCACCGTCGAGGTGGCCGACGCCCCCGAGGGCGCGGCCGAGGACACCTTCAACCTCAACGTGAAGCGCGGTGACAAGGTGGTGGAGAGCTTCGAGAGCGTGTCGCTCAAGAAGGGCCGCCAGAACGTGGTGACGGTCGTCAACGCCCAGTCCAAGACCATCCGGCTCGAGGACCTTGGTCTGGCCTCCGAGACGGCGGCGAAGGGCGCGGTCACCCTGGCCGGCGGCGGTGCTCCCGTTCCGGTGCGTGTGACCCCCGACGACTACGTCGGCGACGCTGCCGACCGGACCGGCTTCGGCGGCCTCGAGGCCATCGACGAGGTCACCATGGTCTGCGTTCCCGACCTGATGTCGGCGTACCAGAAGGGTGTGGTCGACCTCGAGGGCGTGCAGGCCGTGCAGCTGGCCATGATCGCCCACTGCGAGCTGATGGGGGACCGGATCGCCATCCTCGACCCGCCCCCGGGTCTCAACGCCCAGCAGATCAAGGAGTGGCGGGTCGACAAGGTCGGCTACGACTCCAAGTACGCCGCCCTCTACTGGCCGTGGGTCAAGGTGTTCGATCCCGCCAGCGGCTCGAACCAGCACATCCCCCCGTCGGGCTACATGGCGGGCATCTGGGGCCGCAACGACGACACCCGCGGCGTGCACAAGGCGCCGGCCAACGAGGTGGTGCGGGGCGCACTCGGCCTCGAGGTGAACATCACCAAGAACGAGCACGACCTGCTCAACCCGGTCGGCATCAACTGCATCCGTGCCTTCCCGGGCAAGGGGATCCGGGTGTGGGGTGCGCGCACGCTCTCGTCGGACGCCTCGTGGCGCTACCTCAACGTCCGCCGGCTCTTCAACTACCTGGAGGAGTCGATCCTGCAGGGCACGGACTGGGTCGTCTTCGAGCCCAACGACATGGCGCTGTGGTCCAAGATCCGCCGCACCATCTCCGCCTTCCTGGTCAACGAATGGCGCAAGGGCGCGCTGTTCGGGGCCACTCCGGGCGAGGCGTTCTACGTGAAGTGCGACGGTGAGACCAACCCGGCCGAGGGGATCGACGCCGGCCAGGTCGTGTGCGAGATCGGGCTGGCCCCGGTCAAGCCGGCCGAGTTCGTCATCTTCCGGATGTCGCAGTACTCCGGCGGCACCAGCCTGGTGGCCGAGTAA
- a CDS encoding phage tail protein, with product MSLFAEFDTGVGWSFGLEIDGIEIKEIQEIDGLKLESDEIELKHNTIDGKYINKRLPGRKKSGELTFTRGITGDKNWETWIKNVFEGKMLDARKNGVIKIYNYEGMPVREYKFHNGWPKSIEFGSMKAGDTSVLTEKLTMVHEGVEPA from the coding sequence ATGAGTCTGTTCGCAGAGTTCGACACCGGTGTTGGCTGGTCGTTCGGGCTGGAGATCGACGGGATCGAGATCAAGGAGATCCAGGAGATCGACGGGCTGAAGCTCGAGAGCGACGAGATCGAGCTCAAGCACAACACCATCGACGGCAAGTACATCAACAAGCGGCTGCCCGGCCGGAAGAAGTCCGGCGAGCTCACGTTCACCCGGGGCATCACCGGCGACAAGAACTGGGAGACGTGGATCAAGAACGTGTTCGAGGGCAAGATGCTCGATGCCCGTAAGAACGGCGTGATCAAGATCTACAACTACGAGGGCATGCCGGTCCGGGAGTACAAGTTCCACAATGGATGGCCCAAGTCCATCGAGTTCGGCTCCATGAAGGCCGGCGACACGAGCGTTCTCACCGAGAAGCTCACGATGGTCCACGAGGGCGTCGAGCCGGCCTGA